Genomic window (Marinifilum sp. JC120):
TCGTCCCAACATCCGTTATACTGTCATCCCCAAAGATCAGGAAAAACGGCAGCTACTGAATTTCATCAAAAATGACCACTTTGCCGAATGCGGAATTATCTACCGCATGAGTCGCAAAAAAGTGGAATCCACCGCAGCATGGCTCTGCAAACAGGGCATCAAAGCCCTGCCCTACCATGCAGGACTGGACGCCCAAACCCGCGAAGCCAATCAAGCCCGGTTCATGTCCGAAGACGGTATAGTCATGGTGGCGACCATCGCCTTCGGCATGGGTATCGATAAACCGGATGTGCGTTACGTTGCCCATCTGGACCTGCCCAAGACCATTGAGGCTTACTATCAGGAAACAGGACGCGCAGGACGTGACGGGCTGCCCGCCGAGGCATGGATGTCTGTGGGGATTCAAGATATCGGCTTCCTCAAACGAATGATCATGTCCGGCAATGCCCCGGATGACCGCAAAGCCCTTGAGCTGCGTAAACTCAATGCTTTGCTGGCCTATTGCGAATCACCGGGATGTCTGCGCAAGTCACTGCTTGCATATTTCGGGGAAGAACTTGAAAAGCCGTGCGGAAACTGTTTTACCTGCATTAACCCGCCCTCAACCTTTGACGGCACCATTCCCGCGCAGAAGGCTCTCTCAAATATTTACCGCACCGAACAACTTTTCGGAGCCAACTATCTGATCGACATTCTGCTGGGCAAAGAAAATAAACGAATTTCAGCACAAGGACACGGAAGCCTGAGTACCTATGGCATCGGCAAAGAATTTAATTCCGATGAATGGCTTTCCATTCACCGCCAACTTGTTTCCCAAGGGCTGGTGGATGTTGATATGGAGGGGTATGGATCGCTTAAGCTGAATGCTAAAAGCTGGGAAGTACTTCGCAAAGAACGAAAAGTGGACCTGCGCAAAGACCCGGTTCTGGCAAAAACAAAAAACCGCCGCTCAAGTAAAAAATTAATCATCGGTGATGCAAACAGCCCATCTCTTTCCAGCCCGGAAGCACAGGAGCTGCTGGAATCATTGCGCTCACTCCGTAACACTCTCGCTCAGGAACAGCATGTCCCGGCCTACGCCATTTTCGCGGACAAGACTCTACTAGAACTAGGCTGCTACCGCCCCCAGACCACCGGGGAGCTTTACGCAGTAAGCGGATTGGGTGATCAGAAAATTTTTCGCTACGGAGCCGCTATTGTGGATGTCT
Coding sequences:
- the recQ gene encoding DNA helicase RecQ codes for the protein MNQPDQRTPLEVLRQTYGYESFRGPQENIINRIMSGGNAVVFMPTGGGKSACYQIPAILRPGVGIIISPLIALMRDQVAALQQMGVRAACLNSSIQASEANHIIHELHSGNMDLLYVAPERLAQPGFLDMLSGIKVSLIAIDEAHCVAQWGHDFRPDYLRLSVFAEMFPMVPRMALTATADGPTRREILHRLSFTEDDIFATGFDRPNIRYTVIPKDQEKRQLLNFIKNDHFAECGIIYRMSRKKVESTAAWLCKQGIKALPYHAGLDAQTREANQARFMSEDGIVMVATIAFGMGIDKPDVRYVAHLDLPKTIEAYYQETGRAGRDGLPAEAWMSVGIQDIGFLKRMIMSGNAPDDRKALELRKLNALLAYCESPGCLRKSLLAYFGEELEKPCGNCFTCINPPSTFDGTIPAQKALSNIYRTEQLFGANYLIDILLGKENKRISAQGHGSLSTYGIGKEFNSDEWLSIHRQLVSQGLVDVDMEGYGSLKLNAKSWEVLRKERKVDLRKDPVLAKTKNRRSSKKLIIGDANSPSLSSPEAQELLESLRSLRNTLAQEQHVPAYAIFADKTLLELGCYRPQTTGELYAVSGLGDQKIFRYGAAIVDVLLDHQEKHGRPDDLFPIPEDKIKEVPTSHPKKEGPTVSASALETLELFEELTDIEKVAENRNIKPATVYAHLTSCIEAGKMDVSDILDFSASELECLQDTLSFYKEEGFMQLSPVFNGLCGNYSFEILRMIRASK